The genomic segment GTTCCGCTTTGGCCCCCAGTTGGCACATTCACGGCTGGGGGGCGCCAAATTCTCGGAGATGCTGGGTCTCAGTGAGCAGCGCTGGGCCGTGGCTCATCCGTGCGGTTATACCAAACACAGAGGATTGGACACATGACGAAGAAGCTTGCCGTAGTCACAGGCGGGATGGGCGGTATCGGTGAGGCTATCAGCGTCCGGCTGCATCACGCAGGTTATACGGTGGCTGTCACGCATTCCCCGGCTAATAGCGGCGTCGCGAGCTGGCTGGGAAAGATGGAGGAAAGCGGGCGTAGGTTCCACGCCTATCCTGTCGACGTCGCTGACTATGACTCGTGCCAAGAATGCATTGCCAAGGTTCGGGCGGAGCTGGGCGCTGTCGACATTCTGGTGAACAATGCTGGCATCACGCGGGATGCCAGCTTCAAGAAGCTGGACAAAATCAACTGGGATGCGGTCATGCGCACCAACCTCGACTCGGTGTTTAACATGACCAAGCCTGTGTGCGACGAGATGGTGAAGCGCGGCTGGGGACGCATCATCAACGTGTCGTCCATCATTGGTTCCAAGGGCGGCTTCGGCCAATCCAACTACGCGGCTGCCAAAGCGGGCATGCACGGCTTCACGAAGTCGCTGGCGCTCGAGGTGGCCAAGAGCGGCGTGACGGTCAATACGGTATCGCCTGGCTTTATTGCCACCAAAATGGTGACCGCTGTGCCACAAGAAATACTCGATACAAAAGTCATCCCTCAAATCCCAGTAGGTCGCCTGGGGAGGCCTGAGGAGGTTGCTGCGTTGATTGCGTATTTGTGCTCGGAGGAGGCCGCCTTCGTCACCGGGGCGAACATTGCCATCAACGGTGGGCAGCACATGCAGTGAGGTCTGATGTGCCGTCCAGCGCCCCACACAGGCCGGAGGGCTGGACATATAGTCTGCATTGACAGGAAGGAAGCGGTGCAGCCTTCCTGCGGGCAGCTAGGCGTGGTGGATATTCGTGCCGCTGTTGGCAACATAGGCTCGCGCGGCCTCCTGAGCGACTGCAATGTCAACTGGAGCGGACCCGACAGCAATGGTAGTCACCACCCTATTGCTTACCCTATCGATGACCGATACCGTGTTGGAACGGGCATTGACGACATAAGCGTAGGCCGATTGTGCGGCAGCCTGCTGAGCGACCGCGACCAGCCAGAACAGACACAGAGCAGCCAAGAGGCGACGTGCGTGTCTGCGTTTTGAATGTTACAACAGCTTTCGGCTTGCAGTCCCCAAGTGGGTGCCGACCAGTGCCCAGGTGAACGTGAGGCGCTGAGACTTTTCACTGTTGTTCATATTGACCTCGCTTGAAATAGACGAGCCGGGGTTTCTGACCTAAATGGCGCCAAGTTTCGCGGACACAATGGCGTGCAAGTGTGCTGTGGAAAGGCGCCATGGGCTGTCTTGTTTAGCACAAAATCTCGAATTTATCGATACGTACTGTCACGTTGCCATTGGCATCAACTGTGATGTGAAACAGGCTACGGTAGTGCAAATCCGGCACTCCCTTGTCCACCGCAATCACAGTGCCGTTGAACACCGCTGTGTAGTCCAATGCGCCGGATGGGAGAAGGTTTTCAGTGGCTTGTCCGCCCTCGTTATCAATATAACGCGCCCCAGTGTTGTTTCCTATCCCGATGCCGCGAACGCGAATGAGCGTCGAGACGTGCAAGCCTCCTGAATTATCTGCAACCGTCTTCACCTCAACGAGAATCTGTCCGGAAAAGGCGTACGTTTCGTTATTGCAATTGTTCAATCCTTCAGTGGAAAAAGGTTGCCAGGGGCTGGAGTAAGAGTTTAATGTACCTGCCTTTGCAATGGGGGAAAAGAGGAAGGAAGCAGCTGCTGTCAAGATAAGCGCAAGAACACCCTTCGTCATGCTTGATGTTAAGGTTTCCATTTTTTTCTTCCCTGTTTTTTCGAAAACTTTAGGTCGCTATGCCGATTGACACTTGTGGGCGACCATGCACCGTGGTATCCGTTAAGCGATGGCTTGGCGCCGACCGAGTGGCCGACACTAGCGCCGCGCAGGAGGCCGCTATCAGCTTTGTGCAACTATTCTGGTATTCAACCCATCTAGTCTCCTATCAAAAGTGGCTCCGCTATTGGGGCTATGACTTCATTTCGAGAACGGATTGCAACCCAGGCACCCACCGTCCGCTGGCAGGACATTGACTTGTACCGTCGAAGGGAGGCTGCTTACGTTATTGTCCCTGACCACAAGGGAAAATACGTACAACCCGGGCACGGACGGCGTGAAGCTTGGGCTGACTGTCATCACACCCGTCAGTGTCACGGTGGCTGGGCCAGAGAGTTGTGACCACGCGTACGTCAACGGCTTCTGCGGGGAAGCTGGGGCATAGCTCCTTCTTCCGTCGAGTACGAAGAGGTCGCCGACTTCACCTCCCCGGTTTGAACCTGCATTCGCTATCGGCACCGAGATGCCTTCCAGTACGATAGTGCCGGCGAGGGTTGTTGCACTCGTCAGCGCACCTATCACGAGAGCCAGCGCGCCAAGCCATGAAGGTTGAAGTCGATGCACAGTTATTCTTCCTCTCGGAAGGCGGGTAAAGGTTCAGTTGCCTTCAAGCGGGCCCGGCCAGGAGCCAGGCCCAAGTCCGTTCTACCTCTTGCTGCTCTCAGTCCCTGTTTCTGTAGTTGAGCGTTGCCGGGTTGCTCTTTCTAAAGATTAAGTACCACGGATTCAGGAGGGCGCCACCAGCGGTGTTGGCCGGCACGATGACATCGCAAGCCTTTGTCTTGATGTTGCAACGCCGCAGCTGTCCTGCCGTCAAAGGGTTCTGGCCATTACTTGAGATGGGAATGAACAGATTGCCTCCGGGCCCAAAAAGGATTGCATCCGCGAAGGCTCTAGGTTGGGGTGGTGTCCACAATTCGAGCTTGTCACGCTGGGCGCCAGTCTTGCCATCAAGTTGGAGGATTTTATCGGTGTCGTTCGCATCCGCTCGTAAGCTGGTGACCCACAGATTGCCTGAGCTATCAAAGACTAACCCGTTAGGTCGATGTAGGTTCGGAACAGTTGCAGTGGATGCGAATACATCGACAAGAGTCTTCGTGCTGGCATTGAAACGCAAGATGTAGCCGACCACGGGGTCAAAGTGTGGGTCTGATGGGTCGAGGCAACCAGTGACTGAAACATACAAAAGGCCGTCGGGACCGAAAACTGCGCCTCGCGGATGGAACTGGGGGGTAAACTTGTGCTGGTCAAAATTACCCAAAAATGCGCCCGCCGCGTCATATTCCTTGATGTTGCCTTGATTGGCACAATTGCCGTTCGTGTAACCTTCATCGGCCACGTAGAAGCTTTGGTTCGGCCCTCCTCGCACAATGCCCTGTGGAAAGAATGGCGCATTGCGGTCGCTCGAGGCGACTAGCTTGCTAATATAAGTGCCGAGTGCACCATCAAAGCGCAAAACTTCGCCGGGAATGGGGAGATTGACATTCTGGTTGACGACGACTAGTTGGCCATCGGTAAAAATTAGGCCAATCGGCCCGTGTAATCCACCACTCTTGGAAGAGACGAAAGCACCGAGATACGCCCCGCTGTCGGAATCGAATGCCTTGACGGTATCGTCTCCTAAGTCGCCAATAAACAGTTCATCTGCCCTCGAAGACTGAGCGACCGAAAGTCCTATTAGCCCTATCGATGCAGACAGTAGAAGGGAACGCAAAAGGTGTCGTTTCATGTTCTTCTCCTTGTTGGAACAACGACAAGAGTAGGCGCCAAACGGGACGCCCTCAGGGCCTCCTGATGAATCCTGACGGAAGCCAATGTTGTGGTCGTAACGGGGCTACGTCGCCGCTATAGGTCACGTCTCATGAGACCTCACCTACTCGGCGTACGAAAAACCCCTCGTTTAAAGAGACGTATGGGGTGCTGAAGCAAACGACGGCCTAAAGGGTCAATTCATCCGCCGCCCATCGTAATGAAGAGCGTGACGTCCTTCGTGAAGCTCACCGCCTTGTGGCCTAACACGCCTTTAGGGATATTGAACGTACCGCCATAGCGAATCGTATGCGGACCAGGGGGGAGCTGAAGCATGAAGAAGTAACCGTCCCCCACCGCCGTGCCGGTTCCGCCATTCCCATTCGGGTTGAAAACCCACGGCGTCGGTGCAGTAAACGTGAACTGGCCGGTCGTCGTCCGATACGCCGTCACATTGGGGACTTGGGTGCCGTCGATGAAGACGAACAAGTCCTCGATGTAGTTAGCGAACTGCTGGGCAGTCGCCAGTTGGCCCGACGCTGTGGTTTGATAAAACGGCGTAGTCGGGTCGTCCAACGACGACGCCTCGATATCGAGCGTAGTCAGAAAGATGGCTTTGCCCGCCGGTATGACAATAGCCGACTGGTCGCAAGTTTCTACGGCATCCGGCGAGGACCAGTACCAGACGTTCCCGGTTTGTGCGGCCGAGATAGGGCGTTCCCAGGAGTTGCACTTGAAAAACGGGTGTGGCGGGTTATCGAGCGGCAACGCCAAAGACCATTGCCAAAAAGCCGTCTCCCACTCTGGGTAGGTCTTTCCCAAAAATGTCGCATTGGCCGGAATGATGACCGGTTGAGTCACGTTAGATGCAGGCGACAAGGCAGGCGTGGCCGACGTGACCATTACTGTGCCGCCATCATCACCCCCACCACAACTCGCCAGTGATGTCGCGACTGCTGTGACGACTGCCGATGCCAACAACGCCTTCTTGCTGAGTAGCGCCAAGCTTTTCATGGCGGACCTCCACTGATGACCCCAGCCGAGATGCCGCGTCGCGCAGAATAGCTCTTCAAGTCGGACCCCTCTTGGGCCCCTCGGTCTTTGAACGGTACTAGCCGGCGACGTTCTGTTTCATTTTTGGTTCGTTCTTCTTCACCACATAGATACAGAAAGTCGCAAATGTGACAGTCATCTGATTGTCGACTTACTGTTAATTTCGCGCTCCTCCCAGCAGGGCTTATGGAAATACGCCTCTGGTCGAAAGAAGACCCACTACACACGGTGAGTGGTTGGGACAAGACTGCCTGGCAATGAATTTCAGGCTTGTTGTCCACCTAACGGTGCCGAGTTGGTCAGCTCAATCTCTGCAGCAAAAGTCATACCGGTAAAGACTAAGCTGTTGATTTAATGCACATCATGGTGCGGCGCGACAAGCGTTTTCGGCTGAATATGTTGCACTTTGTATCAGTCCTGATACCAACCGCAACTGGCTCGGGTAATTGTTCTCGCTAAGTAGCATTGGGCGCTAATCTAGTTGTGAATATTTGCGGACAAGCTCACTGCTCAACTGTTGGATGGGTCTCATCGGGGGCTGTTGAGCGCGCGGCGCTGGAAGCCTCGCCCACACACCTTGGGCAAGCAAACCGTGAGAGTGCGCAGGGAGCCACCATGAAGCGTGTGATTTTTGGACGGAACATCCTCCATGGCGGTCAGTCTTTGGACAGAACACCGGCCACTGACCGTGAGACGACGTAATTTTGGACAACGGCTTTGTATGCGGGGCAGGTACGAGGCCTTGCTGAGGGCCAGCTCCGACAGTGACAAATGGGGTCGTGCTCACTCCGATAAAAAGGACTGCGATTGGAATTTGTATGCAGCGCCAGGAGGCGCGCGAATTTCGACATCCCCGGTCGCCGGCTGGCGGTCCTTGGCTACAAGT from the Cupriavidus sp. WKF15 genome contains:
- the phbB gene encoding acetoacetyl-CoA reductase; protein product: MTKKLAVVTGGMGGIGEAISVRLHHAGYTVAVTHSPANSGVASWLGKMEESGRRFHAYPVDVADYDSCQECIAKVRAELGAVDILVNNAGITRDASFKKLDKINWDAVMRTNLDSVFNMTKPVCDEMVKRGWGRIINVSSIIGSKGGFGQSNYAAAKAGMHGFTKSLALEVAKSGVTVNTVSPGFIATKMVTAVPQEILDTKVIPQIPVGRLGRPEEVAALIAYLCSEEAAFVTGANIAINGGQHMQ